TCAATGGTTATCGCACTTCCTTGCCGAAAAATTCTGCTGTCTTTTTAATTTTGTCGGAAATTTTGTCGAATTGATCTGGAGTCAGACTTTGAGCACCATCTGAAAGCGCTTTTGCAGGATTGTTGTGCACCTCGATAATCAATCCGTCTGCTCCGGCTGCAATCGCTGCCATAGAGAGCGGTTCTACCAGCCATGAGATTCCACTGGCATGACTGGGATCTACGATCACAGGCAGATGAGAGAGACGCTTTAAAATCGGGACGGCGGAAATATCTAATGTGTTGCGCGTATAGGTCTCATAGGTGCGAATCCCACGCTCACAGAGGATGACCTGATCGTTTCCGCCGGCCATAATGTATTCTGCGCTCATCAAAAGTTCTTCGATGGTGCTGGAAAGACCGCGCTTTAAAAGAATCGGTTTTTTAATATGACCGAGCTCTTTTAAAAGCTCGAAATTCTGCATATTTCGTGCGCCGACTTGAATGATATCAACGCCTTCGTTGAGAAACAATTCAATATGAGCCGGGCTCATAATTTCTGTTACGATCGGCATTCCGGTAACATTTTTTGCCTTTTTCAAAAGTTCCAGCCCCTCTGCTTTGAGCCCCTGAAAAGAATAGGGACTGGTGCGAGGCTTAAAGGCACCGCCGCGCAAAAATTGTGCTCCGGCTTTTTTAACGCGTTTAGAAACTTCGGTAATTTGTGATTCACTTTCTACGCTGCAGGGACCGGCGATCATCGAGAAAGTACCGCCGCCGATCTGTTGTCCTCCGGGAAGCCGAATTACGGTATCGTCCGGGTGAAATTTGCGATTTGCTTTTTTATAAGGCTCTTGAACTCGTTTGACATTTTCGACAAATTCCTGAGCCGCAATATAGTCAATATCGATTGCACTGGTATCTCCTAAGAGACCCAATACGGTGCTCTGTGTGCCGACCCATGTATTCACCTGAACATGATATTTCTGTACTAATTCCTTGGTGAATGCTTCGATTTGTTCCTTGGAACACTCCGACTTTAAAACGATAATCATATTCTGAACCCCTTTATCTCATTTAAAAAAATAAAAGGCAAAGCTGATCGTTTCAGCTCCGCCTTTTTCACCATTCCAATGTTCTGAATCAACAGAACTTTTATCTGCAGAGGAACTTACCACGAATTTTACAGTATAAGAAATCAGCCTGCGCCATAAAATAGCGAAGGAAATCAAAACCTGTAAATCGTGCGGAAAGTAGTTGAGCAGTCATGGAAAAGCTCCTTTTTGTTTGATTAAGCCTATCATACTTCACTTTGAAGGGATCTGTCAAGCACTTTATTGATTAAAAGTGAAAAAGCAAAACTTAGTCGGCATGAAGAAGTTCCATAATCAAACATGCAGCTTCTTCGCTGGTGTTTTTGACAGGAACCACATAATCGGCAGCTTCCTCATAAATCGGCTGGCGTTTTTCATAAAGAATGCGCATTGCTTCTTCTCGATTTTCACATTCCAAAAGCGGTCTGCTGTGATCATCTTTTAAGCGTTGTTCGATGAGTGCAAGCGGCGCATCCAGCAGAATTGTAATGCCGGTTTCTCTAAAAAGTTCTGTATTTTTGGGATTGAGTAGGCATCCTCCACCGGCAGCGATGACGAGGCCTTCTTTGCGGGAAAGAGTTTCAACGGCTTTGGTTTCCATTTCTCGAAATGCTTTTTCACCGTCCTGTGCGAAAATTTCTGAGATGGTTTTTCCGGATTGCTTTTGAATATAAGAATCTATATCGATAAATTCCCGATTTAATGCGTTAGAGACAATTGCACCTACCGTGGTTTTTCCGCAGCCCATAAAGCCGCAGAGAATAATATTCCCAAAACGGCGCTGCATAGCATTTTGAGCGTCTTCGATAATGGGGGTAACCTGTTCTGGCAAAAATGTTTTTCCGGTCCAAATCTTTTGTGCGGCAGCAGCTTGCCATACCAGCATGCCCATTCCGCCGATGGCAGGAATTCCATTCTTTTTGGCTAGATGCAGAAGTTGGGTGGTAAGCGGATTGTAGATTGCATCAAAGACAGTATTACAGGCACACACAACCAGTTCACTGACAGGACAGTCTGCAAGGTGAGGATACATTCCAACGCTGGTAGCATTAATCAGGAGGTCAAAATTTTGCCCTGATTTTACCATTCCCTCCAGCTCTTCAAATGAACAGAGATCGATTACGGCATTTTCTTTGCCAATTTTCCGGCAAGTTTCGCTTAAAGTTTCCGCAATCCGGTCGCAGCGTTGATGGAAAGAGAAAACAGCATTGCTGTCGTCGAGCGGCAGCTCATTCTGATGGCGATGTAAAGCAATCGTCATATGAGGGCTTTTACTTTTGCGCAGAATTTCGTTGATAAATACCTGCGCAACACCACCGTTTCCGAGGATCAGACAATGTCCCTGCAAAGAAAAGCCGGCGTCCTCAATTGTATGAAGAAAACCATCCCCATCAGTGGTATGACCGATCAATCGACCATTATGATTTTCAACCGTGTTGACGCTGCCGAAAGCTTTTGCTTTTTCATCGGCCTGATAGAGCAGCGGCAAAATCGATTGCTTATGGGGGATCGTCACATTGAATCCATCCAGGCTCCGCAGACGAGGCAGAGAATCCAACAGTTGTTCCGGTGGGATCTCCATTGTTGTGTATGTGCCTTCTATACCGCTTAATTTCATCAGACGGTTATGAAGAAACGGCGACATGGTATGGCCAATTGGATAGCCGATAACGGCAAAGCTTTTTTTGCCCATAAAGTTCCTCCAAAAAAATCCGGTTATTATTTTATGAAAAATCCAAAAAAAACATTGACAAAGACCGAATTCCCTAATAGTATTGTTGATAGATTATTTTTCATTACCGCTTTTTAACTAGCGGGTGTTGTGGATATTATACCGCATAGTGCAGTGTTTTGTCTACTTGAGAAAATACCTTTTGAAAATTCTGCAAAGGAGGGATAAATTTTATGGTATTGGAGAAAGTCAAAGCAATCCTCGCGGAGCAGTTCGATGTAGAAGACGAAAACAGCATTACCGCCGAGACAAACATTGCGGATGATTTAGGCGCGGATTCGTTGGACGTCGTTGATTTGCTGATGAGCATCGAGGATGAATTCGAACTGGAAATTCCGGATGAAGAAGTAGAAAATCTCAAAACTGTCGGTGATTTGGTCAAGTATATTGAAGACCATATCGGATGAAAATTGATTCTTCATTGCCTGCAGCATTTTGCTGCAGGCCTTTTTTATGTGTATTATTGGGGAAATTTCCGGCAAGATTTTTTAATGACGCACTAAAAATTCCATTTTGTATTTTTCTTCCAAAAATTACTAATTTGATAATATCATACTTCAAAATAAAATAGAATATTTAATTGAAATTTAACGAGAAACAGAATATTTTTAGAAATAATTAATGGCTTTTCATGAAAGAATAAAGGCAAATGGGATAATCGTTTTTTTCTGTGCATAGAATTGCACGAGGAGGGAAAAACGATGACTGAACCAGAAAAGAATGGAAAAACACCTCATAGCCTCACTCTGGAAAACCGACATATGATAAAAGCCACCGGCGTTGCACGGGTAGATAGTTTTGATGAAGAGACTGTGATTGCTTATACCGATTATGGGCAGCTGGTAATTAAAGGCCAAAAATTAAAAATCAGCGAGCTGAATATGGATACGGGAAAGCTTTCAGTTGAAGGCGAAGTTGTTTCGATGACCTATGTTGCCGGGCGGGAAGATCAGGGTGGATTCTTTGCCCGCCTGTTCCGCTGATGGATACGCCTTTGTCCCAGCTGATCTGGGGAGCCGGCGCTTTTTTCATTTTGGGGGCAATTGTGGTTCCTTTTTGGGAACTTTTACAGGCCGTTTTTATTTTTGTGCATGCAAAGCGACTTTTTAGGACCGTCTTAGAGTCTGCCTTTTTAGCTTTGCTGGCACCTTTGATGATGCTTTGGGAGTTGGCTGTCAATTATGGAGAACTGCGCTTTTTCCATTTGATCAGTGCTGCTATCTCCTTTTGGATCCTTCACCGAACAATTGGAAAATGGCTGCGCAAAATCTTTTTGGGGATTTTATCGATCCTTAAAAAACTGATTTTTGTTCCAATTAAAAAATTAATCGAATTTTTAGGGAGAAAAATTGAAATTGTTTCTTCCTTTTTCGGAAAGATTCGTGCGAAATTAGCGTTCTCCGTAAAAAACACCTTGAAACCAAAGCATAAAATAGTGTATAATAAAACTATCCATAATAAGGACTTAAAAAGAAAAGGAGGACAGGGCCATATGCAGGAAGTACCACCCAAAAAGAAAATTAAAAACCGAAAAAGTATCCTGCTCAGGCTTGCCCTCTTTGCTTTTGCGGTTTATGTGGTGGTGGCAGTTACGAATCAGCAGGTACAGATCAGAGAACGAAAACAGGAACTCGACCAACTGAATCATCAGGTGCAGGTGCAGGAGATTGTGAATGATGAAATTCGCCATGACCTCAGCACTTCCAGCCAGAGCGATGATTATGTAGAGCGAGTTGCCAGAGAAAGCCTAAGCCTTGCAAAACCCGGAGAACGGATTTTTGTGTGCATGGGCGGCGAACCATGATCATGTTATCAGATATCAGACAAATTTTTGAGGAGGAAACGGACAATTTATGCAGCTTGAGGTAGGAGCGGTCCTGGAAGGCAAAGTTACAGGGATCACGAAATTTGGTGCATTTGTAGAATTACCCGAAGGGCACACTGGAATGGTGCATATTTCTGAAATTGCACCGACTTTTGTACAGGATATCCACGAATTTGTTTCTGAAGGGCAGACCGTAAAGGTAAAAGTGCTCAATATCACAGAAGAGGGAAAGATCAGCCTTTCTATGAAGAGACTGATGGCTCCTCAGCAGGGACGCGAAGGTCAAGGCGCTGGGCGCCCGAGACAGTCACGTCCGCCTCGTCCGCAGCGCCCGCATATTTCTATGCAGAGCGCCGGCCGTCCCGGCAATTTTGAATGGCAGCCAAGGTCGGCTCCGGAGTCTGCTTCCTTTGAAGATATGATGTCTCATTTTAAACAGACGAGCGATGAGAAAATTTCAGATCTTAAACGGGTTACTGAAAACAAACGCGGAGGCGGAGGAGGATTCTCGCACCGCGGTGGCTCTAAATCATAATAAGAATAGGCGGAAAGCTTTGCAGAAAGTGGATTTTTGCTTTTCTTTCTGCCTTTCATCGGGATTGCCCGGAGGCAGTCCCGATTTTTTTGCAGGAGGAATTATGCTCTTTATTCATTGTGAACTTTATCCGATGGAGGGGCCGGTCATTTCGGATGGTTGGATCGAAACAAAAGGCCCTCGAATCGAAAAAATAGGGGAAATGCCGGCGCCTTCCGGATGCGGTCGAGTTGTAGACTGCAAAGGTGCAAAAGTTTATCCCGGATTTGTAGACGCTCATACCCATCTTGGAATGTGGGAAGATGCGCTCACTTTTGAAGGGGACGACGGCAACGAAGAGACCGATCCGGTTACGCCTCAGCTGCGTGCGATCGATGCCGTAAATCCGCGGGACCGCTGCTTTACGGATGCGTTGGAAGCCGGTATCACAACGGTGGTGACCGGCCCGGGCAGTGCAAATCCGATCGGCGGTCAGATGGCAGCTTTAAAAACATATGGAGACTGTATTGATGAGATGATCGTAAAGGCACCGTTGGCAATCAAAATGGCACTGGGAGAAAATCCGAAAACCGTTTATCATGGAAAAGATCGCACTCCTTCTACCCGTATGGCAACAGCGGCCTTAATACGGGAAGAACTTTTTAAGGCACAAAGATATTTGAGCGACCTTAAAAGAAGTGAAAAAGATGAAGATGTCGATCCACCGGAATTTGATATCAAATCGGAAGCGCTGATTCCAGCGCTGCAAAGGAAGATCCAAGTGCATTTTCATGCGCATCGCGCCGATGATATTTTTACCGCGATTCGGATTGCAGAGGAATTTCATCTGGATTATGTGATCATTCACGGAACGGAAGGCTATGAGATTGCAAAGGCGCTTCGGAAAAAGAAAGCCCGCATTCTTTCCGGACCATTTTTTACAGATCGCAGCAAACCGGAACTGCACGATCAAACGCCGGCAAATCCCGGAATTCTTGAAAAATTTGGGGTCCCGACGGCAATCGTAACAGATCACCCGGTGATTCCGTTACAGTATCTGACGATGTGTGCAGGCCTTGCGATGCGGGAGGGAATGAGTCGTGAAGGCGCATTGCGTGCTATTACGCTTACGCCTGCAGAAATCTGTGGAATTTCAGACCGTGTGGGAAGTCTTCTTCCCGGAAAAGATGCTGATCTTGTTTTCTTTTTTGGCGACCCGCTTTCCGGATATGAAAAACCAGCGGCGGTGGTTGCTGGAGGAAAAATTATTTTTGAACATTTTAATGAAAATTCGGATTCAGAACAATAAATTAAAAAAAGGAGACCGATAATATGAGAGAAGTTGATACAGCACAAATTACAGATACCGTGGCAAGACTTTGCATAGAAGCAAACCGGGAGCTTCCGAAAGATCTGGAAAAGCTGATTCGGACAAAATGTGGCGTGGAGACTTCTCCGATGGGAAAGAGCATTTTGTGCGATCTATGCAGTAATATGGATGCTGCAAGAGAATTCGGAGTTCCGGTGTGCCAGGATACCGGGATGGCGGTCATCTTTGCAGAGGTCGGGCAGGAAGTTCATTTAAATGGCGATTTTGAAGAAGCCATCAATGCCGGTGTGCGCAAAGGATATGTAGAGGGGCTTCTTCGCTGTTCCGTTGTGAAAGACCCGATTCGCAGAGGGAATACCAACGATAACACTCCTGCAATTCTGCATACTCGTTTGGTGCCGGGAGATAAAATCAAATTGACAGTGGCACCAAAGGGATTTGGAAGCGAAAACATGAGCCGGATCAAAATGTTTTTTCCGTCTGCAACAGAAGATGATTTGGTTCAGTTTGCAGTGGACAGCGTAAAAGCGGCAGGAAGCAATCCTTGCCCTCCGGTAGTGGTCGGCATCGGCATTGGAGGCGATTTCGAAAAGTGTGCACTTCTTGCAAAGCAGGCACTCTGTCGCCCGGTTTCCGAAAAGAACAAAGATCCATATTATGCTTCTCTGGAAGAAAAAATACTTGGAAAAATCAATGAACTCAATATTGGGCCGCAGGGTTTCGGTGGAAAAGTAACGGCGCTGGCGGTTGCGATTGAGCAGTTTCCAACTCACATTGCTGGTCTTCCGATGGCAGTCAATATGGGCTGCCATGTGACCCGCCATGCCAGCTGTACTTTGTAATTTTTAAAAAATTATTAATTTTTCACAAATACGAGAAAATCACTTTTATTATTTTGGCATATATGCTATATTATAACCAAGAAAACGCAAAGCGTTTTCGCTGAAAAGATAAAGGAGATGTTCTGAATGAAAGTCACCATTATTGGACGAAAGGTTAATCTTCGCGATAATTTTAAAGAGCTTGCGACTAAGAAACTAAGTCGATTTAACCGCATTTTTGATGAAGATGCGCAGGCAAAAGTAGTGGTCACTTTAGAGAAGAACCGTCAGACTGTGGAAATTACGATTCAAAACCGCGGAATCTTTTATCGTGCTGAAGATACAGAGCAGGAAATGAATGATGCTCTGGATCAGGTAATCAGCGCTTTGGGGCGTCAGATCCGCAAGAACAAATCGAAATTGGACAAAGCGGTTCATACGGCGGCTATTGATCAATATATTGCCGATTATGCACCACAAGAGAAAACTGATAAAGAAGAGGAATATAAAGTTGTGCGCAGTAAACACTTCTTTGTAAAGCCCCTTTCTGTAGAAGAAGCGATCCTCCAGATGAACATGTTGGGACATCAGTTCTTTATGTTCCGCAATGAACACACGGGAGAGGTCAATGTCGTTTATAAACGCCGCGACGGAAATTACGGCTTTTTGGAGCCGAACGGCGAATAAAAGCTGAGTTTATGTCCGGCAGGGGCGCTCTTTTGTCAGCGTCCCTGCCTTTTTCTGAATTTTTATCAATGGAGGTTTTATGGAACAATTTGAATTGTGCTGTCCCTGCATTTTAGGGGTAGAAGGGCTGGTGGCAAACGAGCTGCGCAGAATGGAAATGCAGAATGTTCGTCCCCAAAACGGAAAGGTGATTTTTTCAGGAGATGAAAGAAGCCTTGTTCGTGCAAACTTGAATTCCAGATATAGCGAGCGGGTACAGGTATTGATGGGAACATTTCCTTCAAAGACTTTCGATCAGCTTTTTGAAGGAGTGAAAGCTTTGCCGTGGGAACGGTGGATCGGAAAAGAGGATGCGTTTCCGGTAAAAGGGAGAATCCTTTCGAGCCAACTCAGTAGTTTGCCGAGCTGCCAGAAAATTATAAAAAAGGCGATCGTGGAACGGCTGAAATCAAAATATCGGGTGGATTGGTTCCACGAGACAGGAACTCTTTACCAGATCCAGTTTTTGCTGATGAAAGATCAGATCAGCTTGATGATTGATACCAGCGGAGCAGGACTTCATAAGCGCGGTTATCGTCAGAATGCGGCAGAAGCGCCCATTAAAGAGACTTTAGCTGCTGCAATGGTCGATTTGAGCCGAGTCCATTCGGATGCGAATTTTATTGATCCCTGCTGCGGCTCCGGTACGATTTTAATTGAGGCTGCTATGTATGCAATGAATATTGCTCCGGGGATGCAGCGGCGTTTTTCCGCTGAACATTGGAAAAATATAGATGGAAAACTTTGGCAGGAGGAACGCGATCGTGCCCGCTCGCTGGTATTGCGGGATGCAGCTTTTGAGGCACACGGCTTTGATATTGACAAAGCGGCGGTAGATCTTGCATTGGACAATGCAAAAAAAGCCGGCGTGATCGGTCATGTTCATGTGGAAAGTCGGGACTTGCATGATTTTCAGCCGCTGGGGGATTTTGGATGTGTCATTTGCAATCCGCCTTATGGAGAGCGTCTGCTCGATCTTGATCAGGCAGAAGAACTTTACCGCACGATGGGAAAGGCTTTTGTTCCAAAACATGGGTGGAGTTATGGAATCATTTCTCCTGATGAGACGTTTGAAGAATGCTTTGGACGTAAAGCGGACCGCCGCCGTAAACTTTATAATGGAATGATTAAGTGCCAATACTATCAGTATTTTCGGACACCAAAGGAAGAATCATTTTCAAATTTTTAAAAGAGGGTAGTAGGCTTTAAGATACGTGTTTTGGAGGGAGAAAATGATTCGTCCACTGCAAAGTAAGGATATGGATATTGTTTGCGATATCGTCAATGATAATTGGAAATCTGTTTATGCAGATTATATAAACAAAGAACTGCTTGGGGAAAAGGGATGCGCCGACAGAAAAGAAAGATTGAAGAAAGACTTTCTTTCCGGCAGGCTGGAAAATTATATCTATGAGCAAGATCACCAAGTGGTTGCTTTATTGTCCATTGGCCCATCGGAAGATCCTGATAAAAAAGGTTCTTTCGAAGTTTGGCGCATTTATTTGAAAAAAGCGTTTCAGCGGCAGAGAATTGGTTCGGATTTGATTCGCTTTGCAGAAGCACAGGCCCAAAAAGAAGGCTTTCGGGAGATCGTAATTTGGGCGTTTCAGAAAAATACGTCGGCCGTCGCTTTTTATCAAAAAAATGGATATCAAGTTGATCAGACAAAGTACTTGGACAAGCCTTTTTTCGCATACGGGGTACGGCTTCAGAAAACACTTTTATAATAAAAAGAGCAGCAGAAAATTTTCTGCTGCTCTTTTTTGCGGCTGGGAAAATTCGTTAATTGTAAATAATTTATGAAATCGAAAATTTCTGTGAAAAACCCCTTGATTTTTTCGACACAAGC
This genomic window from Caproicibacterium sp. BJN0003 contains:
- a CDS encoding S1 RNA-binding domain-containing protein encodes the protein MQLEVGAVLEGKVTGITKFGAFVELPEGHTGMVHISEIAPTFVQDIHEFVSEGQTVKVKVLNITEEGKISLSMKRLMAPQQGREGQGAGRPRQSRPPRPQRPHISMQSAGRPGNFEWQPRSAPESASFEDMMSHFKQTSDEKISDLKRVTENKRGGGGGFSHRGGSKS
- a CDS encoding GNAT family N-acetyltransferase yields the protein MIRPLQSKDMDIVCDIVNDNWKSVYADYINKELLGEKGCADRKERLKKDFLSGRLENYIYEQDHQVVALLSIGPSEDPDKKGSFEVWRIYLKKAFQRQRIGSDLIRFAEAQAQKEGFREIVIWAFQKNTSAVAFYQKNGYQVDQTKYLDKPFFAYGVRLQKTLL
- a CDS encoding shikimate kinase, translated to MGKKSFAVIGYPIGHTMSPFLHNRLMKLSGIEGTYTTMEIPPEQLLDSLPRLRSLDGFNVTIPHKQSILPLLYQADEKAKAFGSVNTVENHNGRLIGHTTDGDGFLHTIEDAGFSLQGHCLILGNGGVAQVFINEILRKSKSPHMTIALHRHQNELPLDDSNAVFSFHQRCDRIAETLSETCRKIGKENAVIDLCSFEELEGMVKSGQNFDLLINATSVGMYPHLADCPVSELVVCACNTVFDAIYNPLTTQLLHLAKKNGIPAIGGMGMLVWQAAAAQKIWTGKTFLPEQVTPIIEDAQNAMQRRFGNIILCGFMGCGKTTVGAIVSNALNREFIDIDSYIQKQSGKTISEIFAQDGEKAFREMETKAVETLSRKEGLVIAAGGGCLLNPKNTELFRETGITILLDAPLALIEQRLKDDHSRPLLECENREEAMRILYEKRQPIYEEAADYVVPVKNTSEEAACLIMELLHAD
- a CDS encoding septum formation initiator family protein, with protein sequence MSQLIWGAGAFFILGAIVVPFWELLQAVFIFVHAKRLFRTVLESAFLALLAPLMMLWELAVNYGELRFFHLISAAISFWILHRTIGKWLRKIFLGILSILKKLIFVPIKKLIEFLGRKIEIVSSFFGKIRAKLAFSVKNTLKPKHKIVYNKTIHNKDLKRKGGQGHMQEVPPKKKIKNRKSILLRLALFAFAVYVVVAVTNQQVQIRERKQELDQLNHQVQVQEIVNDEIRHDLSTSSQSDDYVERVARESLSLAKPGERIFVCMGGEP
- the yabP gene encoding sporulation protein YabP, producing the protein MTEPEKNGKTPHSLTLENRHMIKATGVARVDSFDEETVIAYTDYGQLVIKGQKLKISELNMDTGKLSVEGEVVSMTYVAGREDQGGFFARLFR
- a CDS encoding fumarate hydratase; this translates as MREVDTAQITDTVARLCIEANRELPKDLEKLIRTKCGVETSPMGKSILCDLCSNMDAAREFGVPVCQDTGMAVIFAEVGQEVHLNGDFEEAINAGVRKGYVEGLLRCSVVKDPIRRGNTNDNTPAILHTRLVPGDKIKLTVAPKGFGSENMSRIKMFFPSATEDDLVQFAVDSVKAAGSNPCPPVVVGIGIGGDFEKCALLAKQALCRPVSEKNKDPYYASLEEKILGKINELNIGPQGFGGKVTALAVAIEQFPTHIAGLPMAVNMGCHVTRHASCTL
- the aroF gene encoding 3-deoxy-7-phosphoheptulonate synthase; its protein translation is MIIVLKSECSKEQIEAFTKELVQKYHVQVNTWVGTQSTVLGLLGDTSAIDIDYIAAQEFVENVKRVQEPYKKANRKFHPDDTVIRLPGGQQIGGGTFSMIAGPCSVESESQITEVSKRVKKAGAQFLRGGAFKPRTSPYSFQGLKAEGLELLKKAKNVTGMPIVTEIMSPAHIELFLNEGVDIIQVGARNMQNFELLKELGHIKKPILLKRGLSSTIEELLMSAEYIMAGGNDQVILCERGIRTYETYTRNTLDISAVPILKRLSHLPVIVDPSHASGISWLVEPLSMAAIAAGADGLIIEVHNNPAKALSDGAQSLTPDQFDKISDKIKKTAEFFGKEVR
- the acpP gene encoding acyl carrier protein, producing the protein MVLEKVKAILAEQFDVEDENSITAETNIADDLGADSLDVVDLLMSIEDEFELEIPDEEVENLKTVGDLVKYIEDHIG
- a CDS encoding THUMP domain-containing class I SAM-dependent RNA methyltransferase, with translation MEQFELCCPCILGVEGLVANELRRMEMQNVRPQNGKVIFSGDERSLVRANLNSRYSERVQVLMGTFPSKTFDQLFEGVKALPWERWIGKEDAFPVKGRILSSQLSSLPSCQKIIKKAIVERLKSKYRVDWFHETGTLYQIQFLLMKDQISLMIDTSGAGLHKRGYRQNAAEAPIKETLAAAMVDLSRVHSDANFIDPCCGSGTILIEAAMYAMNIAPGMQRRFSAEHWKNIDGKLWQEERDRARSLVLRDAAFEAHGFDIDKAAVDLALDNAKKAGVIGHVHVESRDLHDFQPLGDFGCVICNPPYGERLLDLDQAEELYRTMGKAFVPKHGWSYGIISPDETFEECFGRKADRRRKLYNGMIKCQYYQYFRTPKEESFSNF
- the hpf gene encoding ribosome hibernation-promoting factor, HPF/YfiA family; amino-acid sequence: MKVTIIGRKVNLRDNFKELATKKLSRFNRIFDEDAQAKVVVTLEKNRQTVEITIQNRGIFYRAEDTEQEMNDALDQVISALGRQIRKNKSKLDKAVHTAAIDQYIADYAPQEKTDKEEEYKVVRSKHFFVKPLSVEEAILQMNMLGHQFFMFRNEHTGEVNVVYKRRDGNYGFLEPNGE
- a CDS encoding amidohydrolase, with amino-acid sequence MLFIHCELYPMEGPVISDGWIETKGPRIEKIGEMPAPSGCGRVVDCKGAKVYPGFVDAHTHLGMWEDALTFEGDDGNEETDPVTPQLRAIDAVNPRDRCFTDALEAGITTVVTGPGSANPIGGQMAALKTYGDCIDEMIVKAPLAIKMALGENPKTVYHGKDRTPSTRMATAALIREELFKAQRYLSDLKRSEKDEDVDPPEFDIKSEALIPALQRKIQVHFHAHRADDIFTAIRIAEEFHLDYVIIHGTEGYEIAKALRKKKARILSGPFFTDRSKPELHDQTPANPGILEKFGVPTAIVTDHPVIPLQYLTMCAGLAMREGMSREGALRAITLTPAEICGISDRVGSLLPGKDADLVFFFGDPLSGYEKPAAVVAGGKIIFEHFNENSDSEQ